The following are encoded in a window of Salinibacter ruber DSM 13855 genomic DNA:
- the map gene encoding type I methionyl aminopeptidase, giving the protein MVHLKSQREIDCLRESANLVGQTLAEVARHIEVGATLRELDAVAEEYIRTQGGEPAFKGYQVGDNVFPNTLCTSVNDAVVHGIPDDYALQDGDLLSIDCGAKLNGYYGDWAYTFAIGDIAEEDAALCRATHRALLRGIEQAVADQRVGDISHAVQSHCESQGFSVVRDLVGHGVGQDLHEDPQVPNFGDPGRGRSLKPGLSICIEPMINRGTARVVTDDDGWTVRAADGLPSAHYEHMVVVRDGEPEVLSDYGYIEDVIDPPYEADALTETTTR; this is encoded by the coding sequence ATGGTGCATCTGAAAAGCCAACGCGAAATTGACTGCCTGCGCGAGAGTGCCAATCTCGTCGGGCAGACGCTCGCCGAGGTGGCCCGCCACATTGAGGTGGGCGCGACGCTGCGGGAGCTCGACGCCGTCGCGGAGGAGTACATCCGAACACAGGGAGGGGAGCCTGCATTCAAGGGCTATCAGGTGGGGGACAACGTTTTTCCCAATACGCTGTGCACGTCCGTCAACGATGCGGTCGTACACGGCATCCCGGACGATTATGCGCTTCAGGATGGCGACCTACTGTCCATCGACTGTGGGGCAAAATTGAACGGCTATTACGGCGACTGGGCATATACGTTTGCCATTGGGGACATTGCAGAGGAGGACGCCGCGCTCTGTCGCGCAACCCATCGGGCTCTTTTGAGGGGGATTGAGCAGGCGGTTGCCGACCAACGGGTGGGCGACATCAGCCACGCCGTGCAGTCGCATTGCGAGTCCCAGGGGTTTAGCGTGGTGCGCGACCTTGTGGGGCACGGCGTCGGTCAGGACCTGCACGAAGATCCGCAGGTGCCAAACTTTGGGGACCCGGGGCGCGGCCGTTCGCTGAAGCCCGGCCTCTCAATTTGCATCGAACCGATGATTAACCGGGGCACGGCCCGGGTCGTCACCGACGACGACGGATGGACCGTGCGCGCCGCCGACGGGCTTCCCTCCGCCCACTACGAACACATGGTGGTCGTGCGGGACGGAGAGCCGGAGGTTCTCTCCGACTACGGATACATTGAAGACGTGATCGACCCCCCTTACGAAGCTGACGCTCTTACAGAAACCACCACTCGCTAA
- the infA gene encoding translation initiation factor IF-1 — protein MAKEEAIEKDGEVIEALPNAQFRVRLENGHEILGLLSGKMRMNYIKILPGDRVKVEMSPYDLSKGRIVYRYKN, from the coding sequence ATGGCAAAAGAAGAAGCCATCGAGAAAGACGGGGAAGTCATCGAAGCACTTCCCAACGCGCAGTTTCGCGTTCGACTGGAGAACGGCCACGAGATCCTCGGGCTTCTCTCCGGAAAGATGCGGATGAACTATATCAAGATTTTGCCGGGGGATCGGGTCAAGGTCGAGATGTCCCCGTATGATCTTTCCAAGGGGCGGATTGTGTATCGCTACAAGAACTAG